Proteins from one Pirellulales bacterium genomic window:
- a CDS encoding BON domain-containing protein, translating to MSPLDNQIRTALEQNPHLLGRNLRFEASDGRVTLKGIVRSYYQKQMAQESLRDVAGVDAIENQLEVSWT from the coding sequence ATGTCGCCGTTAGACAATCAAATCCGCACCGCATTGGAACAAAACCCCCATCTGCTGGGCCGCAATTTGCGCTTCGAGGCGAGCGACGGCCGCGTGACGCTCAAGGGCATCGTGCGGTCGTATTATCAGAAGCAGATGGCCCAGGAATCGCTCCGCGACGTGGCCGGAGTCGATGCGATCGAGAACCAGTTGGAAGTGAGCTGGACGTAG
- a CDS encoding MFS transporter — MPSSDPSSTSPGDNPNRFGALSVSSFRYYWSGNLILLLGMQMQRIAVGWEIWKRTQSAAALAWIGLVGVLPTILLTLVVGHVADRFDRKAIIGVTSLVLAAAAVGLAVVSYDQGPILATYGFLLASGIARAFQRPAQQALVPVIVPPETLFNAITLNSSAFQIATAVGPALGGVIIAVGGTAPVYLVQAVAAVVCFVLLFGVRGRNAAARGQVATLQTLMAGVVFVFRNQVLLGALALDLFAVLLGGATALFPIYAESILHVGATGLGWMETAQAVGALAMAFWLASRPAMERSGATMLWAVAGFGLATIVFGISRWFGLSLAMLFLVGAFDNISVVVRQTLIQMLTPDEMRGRVSAVNSMFIGTSNDLGAVESGLVASFTTPTISVVAGGCGTIVVVALAAVIWPKLRRYGRLDGRAPETRENPLPVEAQ; from the coding sequence ATGCCGTCTTCCGATCCATCTTCCACTTCTCCCGGCGACAATCCGAATCGCTTCGGCGCACTGAGCGTCAGCTCGTTTCGTTACTATTGGTCGGGCAATCTGATTTTGCTGCTTGGCATGCAGATGCAGCGCATCGCCGTGGGGTGGGAGATTTGGAAACGAACCCAATCGGCGGCGGCGCTGGCATGGATCGGCTTGGTCGGCGTGTTGCCGACGATCCTGCTTACGCTGGTGGTGGGGCATGTCGCGGATCGGTTCGATCGCAAGGCGATCATCGGAGTCACGTCGTTGGTGCTCGCCGCGGCAGCGGTCGGATTGGCCGTCGTTTCGTACGATCAAGGCCCGATCCTGGCGACCTACGGCTTCCTGTTGGCCAGCGGCATCGCTCGAGCCTTTCAACGCCCGGCCCAACAGGCCCTGGTGCCGGTGATCGTGCCGCCGGAAACACTGTTTAACGCCATCACGCTGAACAGCAGCGCGTTTCAAATCGCCACCGCCGTCGGGCCGGCGTTGGGCGGAGTGATTATTGCCGTCGGCGGCACGGCGCCCGTCTATTTGGTGCAGGCCGTCGCTGCGGTGGTTTGCTTTGTGCTGCTGTTCGGCGTTCGCGGTAGAAATGCGGCAGCGCGCGGGCAGGTGGCCACGTTGCAAACGTTGATGGCCGGCGTGGTGTTCGTCTTTCGCAACCAAGTGTTGCTCGGAGCGCTGGCGCTCGATCTCTTCGCGGTGCTGCTGGGAGGCGCGACGGCCTTGTTCCCGATTTACGCCGAAAGCATTTTGCACGTCGGCGCGACCGGCCTCGGTTGGATGGAAACAGCCCAGGCCGTCGGAGCGCTGGCGATGGCCTTTTGGCTGGCCAGCCGACCGGCCATGGAACGCTCGGGAGCAACCATGCTATGGGCCGTGGCCGGGTTCGGATTGGCGACGATCGTGTTCGGCATTTCGCGTTGGTTCGGCCTGTCGCTGGCGATGCTGTTTCTCGTCGGAGCGTTCGACAATATCAGCGTCGTCGTGCGGCAAACGTTGATCCAAATGCTCACGCCCGACGAAATGCGCGGCCGCGTGTCGGCGGTGAATAGCATGTTCATCGGCACCTCGAACGATCTGGGAGCGGTCGAATCGGGCCTCGTGGCCTCGTTCACCACGCCGACGATCTCGGTCGTCGCCGGTGGTTGCGGAACAATTGTGGTCGTCGCCCTGGCCGCGGTGATCTGGCCCAAACTCCGCCGCTACGGCCGCCTCGACGGCCGCGCGCCAGAAACCCGCGAAAATCCGCTGCCGGTCGAAGCGCAGTGA
- a CDS encoding helix-turn-helix domain-containing protein: MAMKLVDQDEAAKILGVSVTEVNTLREQKALFPVRDGSNWKYKVDDLERYKADRDAGGSGWSKPDDLADIPLEVNEHVESILLSEKELGQSSESTSSTIIGKPGRKGSPAESDLQIAPFADDSSPKVGASDVSLAAGLSGTGSDVKLVLGGSDAAKKKDFGSPSDLDLRLEPTGSSLSGGSELKLADPTGSSKTKAKSGSDVKKPIVEARKNTFDDLDDLSLEADDDVLGGKPGSDITRGATDSGIHLVDPKDSGLSLEQPLELGGSSVELLELGEADSAGATQLKSDDDFLLTPVQEDVVPDESDSGSQVIALDSEEDLSSGAFAPASSGMVAMLEEDAGEGIPTTMPGSAAAGSVAAGAALMPAPSVPEAPYSVWNIVGLVCCTLLLLMTGIVMQDMIRNMWKWDGPEPVTKQITDSLGSTVGWMEPKR; this comes from the coding sequence ATGGCGATGAAGTTGGTCGATCAAGACGAAGCTGCAAAGATCCTCGGCGTTTCCGTCACCGAGGTGAACACGCTCCGCGAGCAGAAGGCTCTCTTTCCCGTTCGCGACGGCAGCAATTGGAAATACAAGGTCGACGACTTGGAACGCTACAAGGCCGATCGCGATGCGGGCGGCTCCGGCTGGAGCAAACCCGACGATCTGGCAGACATTCCGCTGGAAGTCAACGAACACGTCGAGTCGATTCTGCTCAGCGAAAAAGAACTCGGCCAATCGAGCGAAAGCACCTCGAGCACGATCATCGGCAAGCCTGGTCGAAAGGGTTCGCCGGCCGAAAGCGATCTGCAAATCGCCCCCTTTGCCGACGATTCGTCGCCCAAGGTCGGCGCCAGCGACGTGAGCCTTGCCGCCGGTCTGTCCGGAACCGGTAGCGACGTGAAACTCGTGCTGGGGGGGTCCGACGCGGCGAAGAAAAAGGATTTCGGTTCCCCCAGCGACTTGGATCTACGGCTCGAACCCACCGGCAGCAGCCTGTCGGGCGGTTCGGAACTCAAACTGGCGGATCCCACCGGCAGTTCAAAGACGAAAGCCAAGTCCGGCTCCGACGTCAAAAAGCCGATCGTCGAGGCGAGGAAAAACACCTTCGACGATCTCGATGATCTCAGCCTGGAGGCCGACGACGACGTGCTCGGCGGAAAACCAGGCAGCGATATTACCCGCGGCGCCACCGACAGCGGCATCCATCTGGTCGATCCGAAGGATAGCGGCCTATCGCTCGAACAGCCGCTCGAATTGGGCGGCTCGTCCGTCGAACTGCTTGAATTGGGCGAAGCCGACTCGGCCGGCGCGACGCAGTTGAAATCCGACGACGATTTCCTGCTCACCCCGGTTCAAGAAGATGTCGTGCCCGACGAGTCCGATAGCGGTTCGCAGGTGATCGCGCTGGATTCGGAAGAAGATTTGAGCTCCGGCGCATTTGCCCCTGCCAGTTCGGGCATGGTGGCAATGCTGGAAGAAGACGCGGGCGAAGGAATTCCGACCACGATGCCGGGCAGCGCGGCTGCCGGCAGTGTCGCGGCGGGCGCGGCATTGATGCCTGCTCCTTCAGTGCCCGAGGCGCCGTACAGCGTATGGAATATCGTCGGATTGGTTTGTTGCACGCTGCTCTTGCTAATGACCGGCATCGTGATGCAAGACATGATCCGCAACATGTGGAAGTGGGACGGCCCGGAACCGGTCACGAAGCAGATTACCGATTCGCTGGGCAGCACGGTCGGCTGGATGGAACCGAAGCGATAG